A stretch of the Malus sylvestris chromosome 10, drMalSylv7.2, whole genome shotgun sequence genome encodes the following:
- the LOC126584854 gene encoding chlorophyll a-b binding protein CP26, chloroplastic-like: MASLAASTAAASLSVSEVLGNSLGNFSRTARSAPSATTPATFKTVALFSKKKAAPPPKAKAVAPADEELAKWYGPDRRIFLPSGLLDRSEIPEYLTGEVPGDYGYDPFGLGKKPEDFSKYQAYELIHARWAMLGAAGFIIPEAFNKFGANCGPEAVWFKTGALLLDGNTLNYFGKNIPINLIFAVVAEVVLLGGAEYYRITNGLELEDKLHPGGPFDPLGLAKDPDQAALLKVKEIKNGRLAMFSMLGFFLQAYVTGEGPVENLSKHLSDPFGNNLLTVIGGSIERAPTL, encoded by the exons ATGGCTTCTCTGGCAGCATCAACAGCGGCCGCCTCCCTCAGCGTGTCTGAAGTGCTCGGAAACAGCCTGGGCAACTTCAGCAGAACAGCGAGGTCGGCCCCGTCAGCCACCACCCCAGCCACCTTCAAGACAGTCGCACTCTTCTCCAAGAAGAAGGCTGCGCCACCTCCCAAGGCCAAGGCTGTTGCTCCCGCTGATGAAGAGCTCGCCAAGTGGTATG GTCCTGATAGAAGAATCTTCTTGCCATCGGGGCTCTTGGACAGATCAGAGATCCCAGAGTACTTGACTGGAGAAGTTCCTGGAGA TTATGGATATGATCCTTTTGGGCTAGGCAAGAAGCCAGAAGACTTCAGCAA ATACCAAGCATATGAGTTGATCCACGCTCGGTGGGCTATGCTTGGTGCAGCCGGATTCATCATTCCAGAGGCCTTCAACAAATTTGGCGCTAACTGCGGCCCTGAGGCTGTCTGGTTCAAG ACAGGAGCTCTACTCCTTGACGGGAATACATTGAATTACTTTGGTAAGAACATACCAATTAATCTTATCTTTGCTGTTGTTGCTGAGGTTGTTCTTCTTGGTGGAGCTGAATACTACAGAATCACAAATGGTTTG GAACTGGAGGACAAGCTTCACCCAGGTGGTCCTTTTGATCCACTGGGGCTCGCTAAGGATCCAGACCAGGCTGCATTGCTGAAGGTAAAGGAGATTAAGAACGGAAGACTTGCCATGTTTTCCATGCTTGGTTTCTTCCTGCAAGCGTATGTAACCGGAGAAGGCCCTGTTGAAAACCTATCAAAGCATCTCAGCGATCCCTTCGGCAACAACTTGCTGACTGTGATTGGTGGCTCTATCGAAAGAGCTCCAACCCTGTAA
- the LOC126584856 gene encoding glycine-rich protein 5-like, translated as MMGSWGSREDDGGEGKGWLWKLPVLKSQQLGKVGPAFGLGVGCGVGFGIGLLGGAGFGPGIPGLQVGFGLGAGCGVGLGFGYGVGKGNAYDDHRRYSNIGNLFPGGNVGISSASRNLPTQNDIGALVEELVDNTKKLVRATAREMDKWRR; from the exons ATGATGGGCAGCTGGGGGAGCAGAGAAGATGATGGAGGAGAAGGGAAGGGTTGGTTGTGGAAGCTTCCAGTCCTCAAATCGCAGCAACTAGGGAAGGTGGGCCCCGCCTTTGGCCTCGGCGTTGGCTGCGGCGTGGGCTTCGGCATCGGCCTACTCGGCG GCGCAGGATTTGGTCCTGGGATTCCTGGCTTGCAAGTTGGCTTTGGCCTTGGTGCTGGATGCGGGGTCGGCTTAGGATTCGGCTACGGTGTTGGAAAGGGCAATGCCTACGATGACCATCGCAGGTACTCTAATATTGGCAACCTTTTTCCTGGTGGAAATGTCGGCATTTCGTCTGCTTCTCGAAATCTTCCTACTCA GAATGATATTGGTGCACTTGTTGAGGAGCTTGTTGATAATACGAAGAAACTTGTCAGAGCTACTGCAAGAGAGATGGACAAATGGAGAAGATGA